In the Candidatus Auribacterota bacterium genome, AAAAAATCCGCGCTCGCATCGCACACCGTACAGCGCATTGAGGAGGCCGTACACAAGCTGGAATCCCATGCTGCTCATGCCTACATAGTAGGAATTGGGGTAGATGAGGGCGACGGTGCACGCGGCGGGCTGTTTATCCACGCCGCCGCGCTCGAGGGCCCTGAGGCGCTTCAATTCACGGATAACCTTATAATTCATATGAAAGAATGTCAAATGACAAATACCAAATGAGGAATGCCAAATGTCAAAACAGGTTGTGCGAACGCGGGGAGGCGGAATCAATCCGAGCCGAGGATCTTCCGCGACTCATCGAGGTAGATTCCCTGGAGATTCATTTTGAGGCTCTCCTGATTGGGAGAATAGTCCATCGCGGCCTGCTCCGTGACCACCGATGCCCTGACCAATTCAACCAGTGACTGGTTGAAGGTCTGCATCCCCTCATCCCGTCCATCCTGGATGGCATCAGAAAGTTTCTCCAACTTGTTTTCGCGGATGAACTTACGCACAATCGGTGTCCCGAGCATTATTTCAACGGCGGGGACCATCCCCCCCCCTGCTCGCCTGGGCAATAAGCGCTGGCAGATGACCGCCACGAGATTCGCCGCGAGCTGCACCCTCACCTGATCCCGGTCGCTCGCCGGAAAGAAATCCATCACCCGCAGCATCACCTGGGCCGCATCAGGCGAATGCAGGGTGGTCATCACGAGGCGCCCCACATCAGCGGCGGAGAGCACCGCCGCGAAACTTTCACGGTCGCGCATCTCTCCGACCATGATGACGTCGGGGTCCTGCCGCATGACAAAGCGCAACGCCGCAGTGAACGTTCTGGTATCTATCCCCACCTCGCGCTGGTCGATCACCGATCTGTCGTCGGAATAGATATACTCAATCGGATCCTCAACGGTGAGGATATGCCGGCGCGCGTTCGCGTTGATAAAGTTAACCATGGAAGCGAGGGTGGTAGATTTTCCACAACCCGTTGCGCCGCTGACAATGATGATGCCCCTCTCGGCGAGTGCGATCTTCTCGAGTATCGCCGGCAGCCCCAATTCATGGAAATCGGGAATCCTCGTTTTTACGTGCCTCATCACGACGCCCACCATTCCCCTCTGCCGGAATACGTTGGTGCGGAAACGGCCCACCCCCTCGCTCAGGTAGGCGATATCCAGTTCCCCCCTGCTCTGAAAAGACTCCCACTGTTTTTCGCTCACGAGAGATCGCGCGATTCGCTCCACCTCGGCCTGCGTCAGCGCAGCGGCTTCCATGTCAACGAGTCTGGTGTTCAGGCGCAGGATCGGCGGGCAGCCCGCTTTAAAATGAATGTCGGATGCCCCGCGAGCCGCCACCTCTTGCAAAAGTTCCTTTAAAATAATCATTCCGCCT is a window encoding:
- a CDS encoding PilT/PilU family type 4a pilus ATPase encodes the protein MIILKELLQEVAARGASDIHFKAGCPPILRLNTRLVDMEAAALTQAEVERIARSLVSEKQWESFQSRGELDIAYLSEGVGRFRTNVFRQRGMVGVVMRHVKTRIPDFHELGLPAILEKIALAERGIIIVSGATGCGKSTTLASMVNFINANARRHILTVEDPIEYIYSDDRSVIDQREVGIDTRTFTAALRFVMRQDPDVIMVGEMRDRESFAAVLSAADVGRLVMTTLHSPDAAQVMLRVMDFFPASDRDQVRVQLAANLVAVICQRLLPRRAGGGMVPAVEIMLGTPIVRKFIRENKLEKLSDAIQDGRDEGMQTFNQSLVELVRASVVTEQAAMDYSPNQESLKMNLQGIYLDESRKILGSD